In one window of Tenacibaculum mesophilum DNA:
- a CDS encoding amidohydrolase family protein yields the protein MKKRKLRINGHSHLLPYPEQIPQFMKDKGIFWVDKDRKFMLQKDWSRPVTDSSFFLDEKLAWMEHFKIDHAVVLNLSQLYGNGLRLEEMKQALRFQNDFNARVQHENPSKFTTGFVVHPGFVRGALWEIERCVEVLGMRLLCLPTHYMDTIGTWRCIFDEENEPIFELADKYNLAVEIHPYDGEKFIKLQNTSWRFHLIWMLAQCADAYHFLTLNGYYEKYPNMRVCFAHGGQLAQMNLGRRIQGFDGRPDLFEGKQHPRKAVGHKNIFFDTLVHDTGSLDLLIKNQGSKQVLIGLDDPYPLGEMESEIQSSYPGKILDLAIDRKIINEQEKDEMWEDNVLQWLFGDDKKAKKDLVSKILQ from the coding sequence ATGAAAAAACGCAAATTAAGAATAAACGGACATTCGCATTTATTGCCTTATCCAGAGCAAATTCCGCAGTTTATGAAAGACAAAGGGATTTTTTGGGTAGATAAGGATAGAAAATTCATGTTACAAAAAGACTGGAGTCGTCCCGTGACGGATTCTAGTTTCTTTTTAGATGAAAAACTAGCATGGATGGAACATTTTAAAATTGATCATGCTGTGGTATTAAATCTGTCTCAATTATACGGAAATGGTTTGCGCTTAGAAGAGATGAAACAGGCCTTACGTTTTCAAAACGATTTTAATGCGCGTGTACAACATGAAAATCCGTCGAAATTCACAACAGGTTTTGTAGTACATCCAGGGTTTGTTCGTGGTGCTTTATGGGAGATAGAACGTTGTGTTGAGGTGTTAGGAATGCGTTTATTATGTTTACCTACACACTATATGGACACCATCGGTACTTGGCGTTGTATTTTTGATGAAGAAAACGAACCTATTTTTGAGCTAGCAGATAAGTATAATTTAGCAGTTGAAATTCATCCGTATGATGGAGAGAAGTTCATCAAACTACAAAATACAAGTTGGCGTTTTCACTTAATTTGGATGTTGGCACAATGCGCAGATGCCTATCACTTTTTAACGTTAAATGGATATTATGAAAAATATCCTAATATGCGAGTTTGTTTTGCGCATGGAGGTCAGTTAGCACAAATGAATTTAGGGCGTCGTATTCAAGGATTTGATGGAAGACCTGATTTGTTTGAAGGAAAACAACACCCTCGTAAAGCTGTAGGACATAAAAACATCTTCTTTGATACATTGGTTCATGATACTGGTTCTTTGGATTTGTTGATTAAAAATCAAGGATCTAAACAAGTATTAATAGGGCTGGATGATCCATATCCACTAGGAGAGATGGAGAGTGAAATTCAATCATCATATCCAGGGAAAATTTTAGATTTAGCTATTGATAGAAAGATTATTAATGAGCAAGAGAAAGACGAAATGTGGGAAGATAATGTATTACAGTGGTTGTTTGGAGATGATAAAAAAGCGAAAAAAGATTTAGTATCTAAAATTTTACAATAA